The genomic segment CGTGACGCCGACGCCGCCGGCCGCAGCGCCTTTCAGAAACGTCCGTCTGGACGACCCCTTCTCCGACATTCTGTTCGCCCAATCCACGGACGGAAAGATAAGTGTGTGGGCCGGCGGCAGCGCTGTCCAGACGCGTCCGACAGAGTGGTTCCAGCGCTATCCAGACACGTCCGACAGAGTGGTGGCCGGGAGCGGCCGACATGGCCGCGACCCGGGGAAGGGCAGGGTAACAGTGACCAGCATACTGCGCTTCACGCGCAGTTTCCACGGCCGCGAACGCGATGGGCGGCCGCCTCTATCGCCCGCGTTTTTGCCGCCAGGGTGCCCGCAGCGAGCCTACGGCTCGCGAGCGCACCCGACGAAGGGAAAGGTGGAAGCGAACGCTTTTCAGCGTCTGCGCCGTATGATGGTTCAACAATGGGTATCGGAGGCTCCGACATGTACCGGCAGCAGATTCTCGAGCACTACAAGAACCCCCGCAACACCGGGGAGATCGAGAATCCGACGTTCACCCACGTGGGCGAGAACCCGATGTGCGGTGACGAAATCCGGATGGACGTGGTGTTGAGCGAGGACGAGGAGACCATCGAGCGGGTCGCCTTCCGCGGGGACGGCTGTGCCATCTCCCAGGCCTCGGCGTCGATGCTCAGCGAGCGGCTCCACGGGATGGGCGTCGAGGAGCTGCGGGCGCTGGACCGCGACGACATCGTCGACATGCTCGGGGTCGACATCTCGCCGATGCGTATCAAGTGCGCAGTCCTGGCGGAGAAGGTCGCCCAGGACGGCGCGGACATCTACTTCGACGAGTTGGACATCGACCGGACGACCACCGAAGACGACGACTGAGACGACATCACATACCCGCGATAGCTTTTACAGCCACTCGCTCCTCGCTGCACGCATGCCCGACAACGAGTGGGACGCCGACGACTACGACGACGGCCACGGCTTCGTCGCCGAGTACGGCGAGGACGTCGTGGGACTGCTCGACCCCCAGCCGGGCGAGCGGATTCTCGACCTCGGCTGTGGCACGGGTACGCTGACAGCCGAGATAGCCGGCAGCGGGGCCGACGTGGTCGGTATCGACGCCGCCGAGCCGATGGTCGCGCAGGCCCGCGAGGCCTACCCCGACCTGACGTTCGCGGTGGCCGACGCCCGCGAGTACACTCCCGAGGGCACGTTCGACGCCGTCTTCTCGAACGCCGCGCTCCACTGGATACCCGGTCCCGACCACGACGCCGTCCTCGCGACGGTCGCGGACGCGCTGGCCGAGGACGGCCGGTTCGTCGCGGAGTTCGGCGGCCGCGGCAACGTCTCGCGGGTCGAGACAGCGGTGCGGGCCGAGCTGGCCGAGCGCGGCTACGACACCGACCACTCGTGGTACTTCCCGAGCGTCGGTGAGTACGCGCCCCGGCTCGAATCACACGGGCTCGAAGTGACCAGCGCGTGGCTGTTCGACCGCCCGACCGAACTCGACGGCGGCGAGGCGGGGCTGCGCGAGTGGGTCGGGATGTTCGGCGACGAGCTGCTGGCCCCCGTCTCCGAGACGGACCGCGAAGCCGTCGTCAGGGGCGTCGAGGAGCGACTGCGCCCGGCGCTGTTCGACCCGGAGACGGAGACGTGGACGGCCGACTACCGGCGCGTTCGGTTCGTCGCCCGACGGTAATCAATCCTCGACGGTGAGCGGCGCATGCTCGCCCAGCGACACCTCGAACCGAGCGCCGCCCGCGTGGCTCTCCGCCACCGATATTGACCAGCCGTGGGCATCGACGACGCGCTCGACGATGGCCAGCCCGAAGCCGGTGCCATCGGCGTCGGTGGTCATCCCGAGGTCGAAGACGGTATCGCGTTCGGCTTCGGGAATCCCCGGGCCGTCGTCCGCGATGGCGAACCCGTCCTCGGTGTCGGTGACCGTGATGGTCACGCCGGTGCCCCCGTGGTCCAGTGCGTTCCGAAAGAGGTTCTCGAACACCTGCTGGAGCCGCGATGCGTCCGCGACGAGGGTCCGGTCGGTCTCGACGGTAAGCGCGGCGTCGGGCGCCGCTATCGAGGCCCACGCGTCGGCCACGCAGTCCGCGAGGGCCACCTCGTTCGTCTCGTCGAGGACCCGCCCCTCCCGGGCGAGGTCGAGGAGATCGTCGAGCAGCGTCTCCATCCGCTGTGTCGCCTCGCTCGCGTCGTCCAGATGGGAGAGGTCGCCGGTCTGTCGGGCCAGTTCGATGCGGCTGTCGATGACCTGCAGGGGGTTGCGGAGGTCGTGGCTCACGACGCCGGTGAACTCCTCTAAGCGCTCGTTTTGCGTCTCCAGCGCGCGTTTGCGCTCCTCCTGTTCGGTGATGTCCCGCAGGACGACGGCGTGGCCCCTGACGACGCCGTAGCGGTCCGGAATCGCCGTCGTTCGGACGTCGAACGTGACACGCTCCGGTCGGCCGTTCCGGGTGGCGGTCGTCGTGACCGTCGGGGTGGGGGACTCGGCGCCGCCGTCCGTGGACGCGAGCGCGGCCGAGAGCTCCGGATGTCCGATGTCGTCGATAGCGGGATACGCGTCGTCGGTGTCGATGTGCGCCGCAGCCGCGCGGTTCCAGTCGGCGATTCGGCCGTCGGTGTTGACCACGAACACCGGGTCTTCCATCTCCGCGAGGAGCGTGTGTGCGGCCATCGGCGAGACGTCGAGGAAGTCGTACCGGTACAGCGCGATGCCGATGCCTACCGCCTGAACGACCAGGAAGACAGGCGTCAGGACGAGCTGTGGGTGGAGGCTGAAGCCGGCGACGTAGAAGACCGTCGAGAGCGTCACTACGATAGTCGCGCCGAATATCAGCGCGGCCTGCTTACGGTAGAGGTTCCGAGTCCGGAGCAGGAACCGCCCCAGCAGGCCGAACGTGACCGCCAGCAGGACGTAGGTGAACAGCGTGTAGCCGAGCAAGACCGGGCCGGGCTCCGGATAGGGGAGCCGGAGGAGCCCGTAGCGGCCGACACCGCTCGCCGCGTGGACGACGCCGCCGGGGTTGAGTGCGAACAGCGTCACGTACAGCGCGGCGAGGCCGAACAGCGCTCGTTCGACGGCGACAGGAATCCACTCGCTGTCGGCGGTGTATCTGGTGACAAAGATGAACCAGGCAACGGTGCCAAACGACGAGGCGGCGGTCGTCGGCACCGGCCACAGCAGGGCGATGGCGTCCGTCGGGCTGATGTAGCCCAGAAAGCTAAACAGCGCCCAGAGCCCGTCCGCGAGCATCAGCAGGGCGAACGTCTCGGAGATAGGGTGGTCGGCTCGGAACCAGGAGTACCAGACGAACACGAAGCTCACACCGGCAGCGGTGACCATCAGGAGGGCGATGATTACACTTGTTCCGGCCGCGTCGACCATTATCCTAGCTAGCGAGACGACAGTGAAAACCGTTGTTGATAACAACCGTCGGTGGCCAGAGACCGCGCTCCGGTCGCTCGCGTCAGGCCAGGAACACGTGGCGCGGTCGGTCTGCCAGCACGTCCCGACCCCAGCTGACGGTGTCGGAGAAGGCGTCCGACCGGAAGAACGCCATCGCGTCCTCCTTGCTGTCCCACTGGCTGGCGATGAACATGTCGTTCTCGTCGTCGCGGTTAGCCAGCAACGCGGTCTCGCGGTGGCCGTCCATATCGGCCAGCAGGCCGCCGACGGTGTCGAACTTCTCGACGAACTCCTCGCGGTGTTCCGGTTTGACCGTGTAGAACATCCCCATCGTCCCGAAGCCGTCGCCCTCGCCCTGCCGGCGGACGATGCCCGGGAGGTCGG from the Halomicroarcula saliterrae genome contains:
- a CDS encoding iron-sulfur cluster assembly scaffold protein, which gives rise to MGIGGSDMYRQQILEHYKNPRNTGEIENPTFTHVGENPMCGDEIRMDVVLSEDEETIERVAFRGDGCAISQASASMLSERLHGMGVEELRALDRDDIVDMLGVDISPMRIKCAVLAEKVAQDGADIYFDELDIDRTTTEDDD
- a CDS encoding class I SAM-dependent methyltransferase, with translation MPDNEWDADDYDDGHGFVAEYGEDVVGLLDPQPGERILDLGCGTGTLTAEIAGSGADVVGIDAAEPMVAQAREAYPDLTFAVADAREYTPEGTFDAVFSNAALHWIPGPDHDAVLATVADALAEDGRFVAEFGGRGNVSRVETAVRAELAERGYDTDHSWYFPSVGEYAPRLESHGLEVTSAWLFDRPTELDGGEAGLREWVGMFGDELLAPVSETDREAVVRGVEERLRPALFDPETETWTADYRRVRFVARR
- a CDS encoding histidine kinase N-terminal 7TM domain-containing protein, encoding MVDAAGTSVIIALLMVTAAGVSFVFVWYSWFRADHPISETFALLMLADGLWALFSFLGYISPTDAIALLWPVPTTAASSFGTVAWFIFVTRYTADSEWIPVAVERALFGLAALYVTLFALNPGGVVHAASGVGRYGLLRLPYPEPGPVLLGYTLFTYVLLAVTFGLLGRFLLRTRNLYRKQAALIFGATIVVTLSTVFYVAGFSLHPQLVLTPVFLVVQAVGIGIALYRYDFLDVSPMAAHTLLAEMEDPVFVVNTDGRIADWNRAAAAHIDTDDAYPAIDDIGHPELSAALASTDGGAESPTPTVTTTATRNGRPERVTFDVRTTAIPDRYGVVRGHAVVLRDITEQEERKRALETQNERLEEFTGVVSHDLRNPLQVIDSRIELARQTGDLSHLDDASEATQRMETLLDDLLDLAREGRVLDETNEVALADCVADAWASIAAPDAALTVETDRTLVADASRLQQVFENLFRNALDHGGTGVTITVTDTEDGFAIADDGPGIPEAERDTVFDLGMTTDADGTGFGLAIVERVVDAHGWSISVAESHAGGARFEVSLGEHAPLTVED